The following are from one region of the Rhinoraja longicauda isolate Sanriku21f chromosome 11, sRhiLon1.1, whole genome shotgun sequence genome:
- the cryz gene encoding quinone oxidoreductase, translating to MASGKAAGSLMRAVRVSEFGGPSVLQVWAEVPIPQPSDHQVLIRVHACGVNPVETYMRSGTYARKPSLPWTPGNDVAGVVQQVGQHITAFKKGDRVFTCGTVSGGYAEYTVAGADYVYPLPDTLSYKEGSAIGTPYFTAYRALLQKAHAKAGETVLVHGASGGVGIAACQIARALGMKVLGTAGTPEGMDLVENSGAHKAFNHHETGYTDLIEGFTGSGGVNVIIEMLSNVNLAKDLRLLAPAGRVVIVGCRGSIEINPRDTMTKESSIIGTSLHTATKVELQETVAALLAGIEVGWLRPVVGSEFPLDQVALSHELIMQGVGAQGKMILSI from the exons ATGGCGTCCGGCAAGGCAGCGGGATCCCTGATGCGGGCAGTGCGAGTGTCTGAGTTTGGCGGTCCCTCAGTCCTCCAGGTGTGGGCAGAAGTGCCCATACCCCAACCCAGTGACCACCAG GTGCTGATCCGTGTGCATGCGTGTGGCGTGAATCCCGTGGAGACCTACATGCGATCTGGAACATACGCCAGGAAGCCCAGCCTGCCCTGGACCCCCGGGAACGACGTGGCTGGCGTCGTCCAGCAAGTGGGCCAGCACATCACCGCCTTCAAG AAAGGTGACCGGGTGTTCACGTGTGGGACGGTGAGTGGTGGGTACGCTGAGTATACCGTCGCTGGTGCAGACTACGTCTACCCGCTACCAGACACCCTGAGCTACAAGGAAGGGTCGGCTATTGGCACGCCGTACTTCACCGCCTACAGAGCCCTGCTGCAAAA GGCCCACGCCAAGGCAGGAGAGACGGTCCTGGTTCACGGAGCCAGTGGAGGG GTGGGCATCGCGGCCTGTCAGATCGCCAGGGCGCTGGGCATGAAGGTTCTGGGCACGGCCGGCACGCCGGAGGGAATGGATCTGGTGGAGAACAGCGGGGCGCACAAGGCATTCAACCACCACGAGACGGGGTACACCGACCTCATAGAG GGTTTCACCGGCAGTGGTGGGGTCAACGTCATCATCGAGATGTTATCCAACGTCAACTTGGCCAAGGATCTACGGCTGCTCGCGCCCGCCGGCAGAGTGGTG ATCGTTGGCTGTCGGGGCAGCATTGAGATTAACCCCCGAGATACCATGACCAAAGAGAGCAGCATCATTGGCACCTCGCTCCATACAGCTACCAAG gtggagctgcaggagacggTGGCCGCTCTGCTGGCGGGGATAGAGGTGGGCTGGCTGAGGCCGGTGGTGGGCTCTGAGTTCCCACTGGACCAGGTGGCTCTGTCCCACGAGCTGATCATGCAGGGGGTCGGAGCGCAGGGCAAGATGATCCTGTCCATCTGA